The Latilactobacillus sakei subsp. sakei DSM 20017 = JCM 1157 genome includes a window with the following:
- a CDS encoding ABC transporter permease, whose protein sequence is MKQAKIKWQHVWLIVVFILLYAPIFYLIFYSFSSGDNMNGFKSFTWQNYQDLFADTRMIEIVLETLLIAILSSLCATIIGTFGALGIYSTKQRRLRNIILSLNNILMVSPDVIIGASFLIFFTFLGLGLGFGSVLLSHIAFSIPIVVLMVLPKLNEMRPALVDAARDLGATDWQVLSKVILPYISSGIFAGFFMAFTYSLDDFAVTFFVTGNGFETLSVEIYSRARQGISLEINALSALMFVFSLLLVGGYYLLNQRNQAHKAKRKQKMGAPVK, encoded by the coding sequence ATGAAACAAGCTAAGATTAAATGGCAACATGTTTGGTTAATTGTCGTCTTCATTTTGTTGTACGCACCGATTTTTTATCTGATTTTCTATTCTTTCAGTAGCGGCGACAATATGAACGGCTTTAAATCGTTCACTTGGCAAAATTACCAAGATTTATTTGCAGATACACGGATGATTGAGATTGTCTTAGAAACACTATTAATTGCGATTTTATCATCACTATGTGCCACGATCATTGGGACCTTTGGCGCGTTGGGGATTTATTCCACCAAGCAACGGCGGTTAAGAAATATTATTTTATCTTTGAATAATATTTTGATGGTTTCACCCGATGTTATCATTGGGGCCAGCTTCCTGATTTTCTTCACGTTCTTGGGCCTTGGACTAGGATTTGGGTCAGTCTTACTGAGTCATATTGCCTTCTCAATTCCAATTGTGGTTTTAATGGTTCTGCCTAAATTAAACGAAATGCGACCTGCATTAGTTGATGCGGCGCGTGATTTAGGTGCGACTGATTGGCAAGTACTCAGCAAGGTAATTTTACCGTATATTAGTTCAGGCATTTTTGCCGGCTTTTTCATGGCTTTTACCTACTCACTTGATGACTTTGCGGTGACCTTCTTCGTTACCGGCAACGGTTTTGAAACGTTGTCCGTTGAGATTTATTCACGAGCTCGACAAGGGATTAGTTTAGAAATTAACGCGCTATCAGCCTTGATGTTTGTCTTCTCACTATTGTTAGTGGGTGGCTATTACTTGTTAAATCAACGCAATCAAGCGCATAAAGCAAAACGGAAGCAGAAAATGGGGGCGCCAGTTAAATGA
- a CDS encoding ABC transporter substrate-binding protein — MNKLGRLTLAILVVCAALWFGTVQLQKSQGYTKNNTLTLYNWGDYIDPSLIKKFEKQTGYHVSVETFDSNEAMYTKIKQGGTAYDLAVPSEYMIEKMRKANLLKPIDHSRLTGFQNIGKPYLNQPFDPGNKYSLPYFWGTLGIIYNDQLVDQPLTHWSDLWQAKYRGKIMVVDSARDMMAVGLIENGQSVNSTNPVALKAAKARLDQMAPNVKAIVADEIKMYMVQNEASVAVTWSGEAAEMLANNKHLHYVIPEEGSNVWFDNLVIPKTAKHTKAAYAFLNFMLEPKNAAQNAEYIGYSTPNMPAKALLPAATRNNPAYYPSQKVLNKLQVYSDLSPEMVGLYNDLFLEFKMQH, encoded by the coding sequence ATGAATAAATTAGGACGATTAACGTTAGCAATCCTCGTCGTCTGTGCAGCCCTTTGGTTCGGGACGGTTCAGCTACAAAAATCGCAAGGTTATACGAAAAATAATACATTAACCCTCTATAATTGGGGCGATTATATCGACCCATCATTAATTAAGAAGTTTGAAAAGCAAACCGGCTATCACGTTTCGGTTGAAACCTTTGATAGTAATGAAGCGATGTACACTAAGATTAAACAAGGTGGCACGGCTTACGATTTGGCAGTTCCCAGTGAATATATGATTGAAAAAATGCGGAAGGCCAATCTTTTGAAACCAATCGATCATTCACGCTTAACCGGCTTTCAAAACATTGGCAAACCTTATTTGAACCAACCATTTGACCCGGGCAATAAATACTCACTCCCTTATTTCTGGGGAACATTAGGTATTATCTATAATGATCAATTAGTCGATCAGCCCTTAACGCATTGGTCCGATTTATGGCAAGCGAAATATCGCGGTAAAATCATGGTCGTCGATAGTGCGCGGGACATGATGGCGGTGGGCTTGATTGAAAACGGTCAGTCCGTTAATAGTACCAACCCAGTGGCGTTAAAAGCCGCTAAAGCCCGTCTTGATCAGATGGCACCCAATGTTAAGGCGATTGTTGCCGATGAAATTAAGATGTACATGGTTCAAAATGAAGCGAGTGTCGCTGTGACCTGGTCCGGTGAAGCGGCTGAAATGTTAGCCAATAACAAACACTTGCACTATGTGATCCCAGAAGAGGGGAGTAACGTTTGGTTTGATAACCTCGTGATTCCAAAGACAGCTAAACATACTAAAGCAGCCTATGCCTTTTTAAACTTCATGTTAGAACCTAAGAATGCGGCGCAAAATGCGGAATACATTGGCTATTCAACACCGAATATGCCGGCTAAAGCGTTATTGCCGGCAGCAACCCGGAATAATCCAGCCTATTACCCAAGTCAAAAAGTGCTGAATAAACTACAAGTTTATAGTGATTTATCACCTGAGATGGTTGGTCTATACAACGATTTATTCCTAGAATTTAAGATGCAACATTAA